CTTCCAGGCAACGATGTCGCCGGCCGCGTAGTCGGCGGCGACGGCCGTGATCGGTTGCTGCCAACCCTGCCGTTCGAACCAGCGCATCAGGTTCGGTACGCGACGATGATCGATGTTGCGATCCGGCCGTGACAGGCCCCAGATCGCGGGATAGGCACTGAAGCTGCCGCGCATGTCTTCATGCACGCGCGCCTGCAGGTCCAGGCCCTGGCTGCGCAGCGCGCGCACCACCACATCGGTGCACACGCCGCGATCGAGCGGGACGTCTCCACCGGGATAGGCCAGCACCTGATAGGCAGGGTCGTAGCGGGTGGTGACGCCGATCTGCGCGCGCGCCGCGGCCACCAGTGGCGGCGAAGGCGCCTGCGGTTGCGATGGCGCGTGGCCGGCGTTTCCGGCGCCGGTGGGGGCCGGGGCCGAAGTGGGCTGGCAGCCGCTGGCCAGGGCCAGCGTCAGCAGCACCGTCCATGGTGCCCGGCCGCGCCGCGTCATGCCTGCGGCGGGGGACTGTTGCTGCCGGGGCCCGCAGAGCCACCACCACCACGGCGACGACGGCGGCGGGGACCACGGTTGCCCGGGTTGGCAGCGGCGGCGTTGCCGCCGCCCTGTTCCTTGCCCTGCGCCGCAGTGGCGGGGCGCTCGTGCGCCGGTCGCGCCGGCGGGCGGGCGTTGGGCACCGGTGCCGGTACATCGCGGCCCGGCACCTGCACCACGCGCAGTTCGTCGGTATCGAGCTGGATCGCGGTCAGCTTGCCGCCCCACACCGCGCCGGTGTCGATGGCATGCACGCCCTGGGTGATGGTCAGGCCCAGCGCCGACCAATGGCCGCAGACGACCTTGAGGTCGCGCTCGACCCGGCCCGGCACTTCGAACCAGGGATACAGCCCCTGCTCCTGCGTGCCCGGCGTGCCCTTGTCCTCGATGCCGATGCGCCCACGCGGGGTGCAGTAGCGCATGCGGGTGAGCACGTTGATGATCGCGCGCGAACGGTCGTAGCCGGACAGGTTCGGGGCCCAGCTCGGCTTGTCTCCGTACATGTTGCGGAACAGCTTGCGGTAGCCGGCGCCATGCAGCTGCACCTCGACCTCGGCGGCATGCTTCTCGGCCATCTGCGTGGTCCACTTCGGCGCCAGGCCGGCATGCACCATCATCCAGCCCAGTTCACGGTCCACATGCACCAGCTTCTGCAGGCGCAGCCAGTCCAGCAGTTCGTCGCGGTCCTCGGCCTGCACGATGCGCAGCAGGTCCGGGTTGACCTTGCGCTGTTCCTCTTCGGTGCGTGCACCGACGGCCAACAGCGAAAGATCATGGTTGCCCAGCACCACCACGCTGTGCTCGCGCAGCGAATGCACCAGCCGCAGCGTTTCCAGCGACTGGCCGCCACGGTTGACCAGGTCGCCGCAGAACCACAGGGTGTCCTGCGCCGGGTCGAAGCGGATTTTCTCCAGCAATCGCTGGGTGACGTCATAGCAGCCCTGCAGGTCGCCGATCGCCCACACACTCATCGTTCGGCCTCCGTGTCAGTGCAGGGTACGCGGGACGGCCAGCACGAACGGTGCGACCGGCGCGGCAAATTCGGTGCCATCGTCGGCGACCATGTCGTAGTGCCCCTGCATGGTCCCGTGATCGGTCCCCAGCATGACACCGGACGTGTAACGGAAGTCTTCACCGGGGCGCAGCCGCGGCTGCTCGCCGATCACTCCGTCGCCATCGACATGCTCGACACGGCCATTGGCATCGGTGATGCGCCAGTGGCGTGCGACCAGGCGTGCAGCGACCCGCCCCTGGTTGTGGATGCGGATCGTGTAGGCGAACGCAAAGCGACCGTCTTCCGGCGCGGATTGATCGTCGAGGAAGCGCGGCGCGACTTCGACGGAGATGGCATAAACGTCAGCGTCTTCCATACCGGCAGTGTAATCAGGAGGCATTGGCCAAAGCGATGAATTCGGCCACGTCCAGCTGTTCGGCGCGGGCATCGGGACGCACGCCGGCGGCGATGAACTGCTCGGCGGACACCACGTTGTTCAGGGCATTGCGCAGGGTCTTGCGGCGCTGCCCGAAGGCGGCCTTGACCACGTCGGCGAAGCGCTTGTGGTCGTTGATGTTGATCGTGGCCGGGTCACGCGGCACCAGCCGCACCACGGCCGAATCGACCTTCGGCGGCGGCCGGAACGCGCCCGGCGGCACCACGAACAGCGACGTCACCTGGCAGTAGGCCTGCAGCATCACGCTGAGGCGGCCATAGACCTTGCTGCCGGGGCCGGCTGCCATGCGGTCGACCACTTCCTTCTGCAGCATGAAGTGCATGTCGCGGATGACCGCGGCGTGCTCCAGCGCGTGGAACAGGATCGGCGAGGAGATGTTGTAGGGCAGGTTGCCGACCAGGCGGATCGGCTGGCCGTCGGCCAGTTCGGTGAAGTCCACGCGCAGCACGTCGCGATGGACGATGGTCAGCTCGCCCAGCGGCTCGGCGGCGGCGGTCAGTGGCGCGATCAGGTCGCGGTCGAACTCGATCACCGTCAGCGTGGGGTGCACGCGCAGCAGCGGCAGGGTGATCGCGCCCTGGCCGGGACCGATCTCGACCAGGCGGTCACCGTCTTTCGGGTTGACCGCCATCACGATCTTGTCGATGTAGTGGCGGTCGGCCAGGAAATGCTGGCCAAGCTGCTTCTTGGCTGGTGCGGTGAACACCGGGCCGGAGGGGGAATGCGGGGAATTCATGCGCCCAGTGTACGTTGCCGCGCAAGCTGCGCACACAGCGTCGTTGCCGCCTGCAGGCTGGAGGGATCGGCGATGCCGCGGCCGGCCAGGTCCAGTGCGGTGCCATGGTCCACCGCCACGCGCGGGTAGGGCAGGCCCAGGGTCAGATTCACCGCCTGCTCGAAGCCGGAATACTTCAGTACCGGCAGGCCCTGGTCGTGGTACATCGCCAATACGGTGTCGAAGCCGGCCAGCTTGGCCGGCAGGAAGGCGGTGTCGGCCGGCAGCGGCCCGACCAGGTCCATGCCCTCCGCGCGCAGGCGCTGCAGCAGGGGGATGACCAGGTCCAGTTCCTCGCGGCCCAGGTGGCCGTCTTCGCCGGCGTGCGGGTTCAGGCCGAGCACGGCGATGCGCGGTGCGGGCAGGCCGAATTCGCGGCGCAATGCCGCATGCACGGTGCGCAGCGTGTGCTCCAGGCCCGGGGCGGTGATCGCATCGGCCACCTCGCGCAGCGGCAGGTGGGTGGTGGCCAGGGCCACGCGCACGATGTGGTTGGCCAGCATCATCACCACCTTCACCCCGGCCTGGTCGGCCAGCAGTTCAGTGGTGCCGCTGTAGGCAATGCCGCCTTCGTTGATGACCGCCTTGTGCACCGGGCCGGTCACCACGCCGTGCAGTTCGCCGGACAGGCAGGCCTGGCCGGCGCCGAGCAGGGCGCCAATGACCGCGCCGGCATTGGCTGGATCGGCCTGGCCGAAGTGGCTGGGTGCAGTGTTACGTACGGCGCGCAGGCGCAGATCGCCGGGGACGCGTGCTTCGGCGTCCTCGGGCAGCAGTTGCAGGGGCAGATTCAGCGCGGCTGCGGCCGCGCACAGGGTGTCCGGGTCGGCAAAGGCCAGCAGCCGGCAATCTTCACGCGGCTGCTGGACGAGTCGGACACACAGCTCCGGGCCGATCCCGGCGGGCTCGCCCGGTACCAGAGCGAGCTCGGGGCGCATCGGTCAGGACTGCGGCGGGGTGGCGGTGTTTTCCGCGCGGTCGCCGCTGCGGAAGCTGACGTAGGCTTCGCCACGCAGTTCCTGCAGGAAGCGGTTGTACTCGTCTTCCAGCTTGCGACGGCCGATGGTCTCGCGGACCTGGGCACGCTGGTTGTCGGTGGTCACGTCGGTCTGGCGGGTCGCCACGCGCTGCACGATGTGCCAACCGGCGTCGGTGCGGAACGGCTGGCTGACGCCACCGTCCTGGAGGCCACTCACCTGCTGGCCGAAGGCCGGACCGAACGCGTCGGCCGGGAACCAGCCCAGATCACCGCCCTGGCCCTTGCTGTTGTTGTCCTCGGAGGACTCCTTGGCAACGGTCTGGAACTCGGCACCACCGGCAATGCGGGCGCGCAGGGTGTCGATCTTGGCCTTGGCCGCGGCGTCGGTCTGGTGGTCGTCCACGCGCACCAGGATATGGCGGCCGTGGAACTCGGTGACCGTGTGCTCACCGGCGGCGGCGGAGCTGGAATCACGTACTTCCACCAGCTTCAGCAGCTGGAAGCCGCTCGGGCCACGGATCGGGCCGACCACTTCGCCCGGCTTCATCTTTTCCATCATCTGGGCAAAGGCCTGCGGGATTTCATCCAGGCTGCGCCAGCCCAGGTCGCCGCCTTCCAGTGCGTTCGGGCTGTCCGAATAGCGCACGGCTGCAGCGTTGAAGTCCAGCTCGCCCTTGTCGAGCAGGGTCTTCACGCCATCGGCCTTCTTCTGGCCGGTGGCGATCTGGTCGGCGCTGGCACCGTCGGGCAGGGCGATCAGGATGTGCGCCAGGTGATACTGGTTACCCACCGTGGCCTGCTGCTTCAGCGCGGCGTCGACTTCACCCTCGCTGACGCTGATGCGGCTCTGCGCGAAGCTCTGGCGCAGGCGCTGCACGGTGATCTCGTCACGCACCGAGGCACGGAAATCGTTGAAGTCGATGCCGTCATGGGCCAGGCGCTGGCGCAGGGCATCCAGGTTCGAACCATTCTGCTGGGCGATGGAATTCATCGCCTGGTTCAGCTCCTGGTCGCTGACACGGATGCCGCTGCCCTGGGCGCGGGCCACCTGCAGCTTGACCAGCACGAGGCGCTCGAGCACCTGGCGGCTGAGCACATCTTCCGGCGGCAGCTGGTTTTCACGGCCGGCGTACTGCGCCTTGATGTTGGCGATCGCACGCTGGAGCTCGCTCTGCAGGATCACGTCCTCATCGACGACGGCGGCGATGCGGTCAAGCGGCTGCGCCTCCTGGGCAAGCACCTGCAGGGGGGCGGACACGCTGGACACCGCCAGCAGCGAGGCGAGAAGAACGGGGAAGCGCTTGGTCATGGGATCAGGTTCGGATCGTAGTCATCCCGGGTCGCCCCGGTGTTGCTCGGCGGCACGAGATAGAGGTCGTCGCGGTTGTAGCCGAGGATAGCACGGCGCAGGGTGCGGTCCGTGTCCTGCCCCAGGGAGCTCAGGCCCTTGAGCACGAACTCCAGCTGGATGGCATTGTTCATCTCGCCTTCGCGGTTGCGGACGTAGCGGCGGCCGACCACACGCACGGCCAGGCAGCAGCTGTCCCACTGGACGCCGGCGATGATTTCCAGCGGTTCCTTGTCCTGCAGCGAGTAGTAGTAGCGGCCAACCAGGCTCCAGCGCGCATTCAGCGGATACAGGAACGACAGGTCGGCCTGTTCCAGCAGCGTCCGGTCATGCTTGTTGGCGGTGGCCGGAGCGCCGGAGTTGATGCGGTAGCGGTAGCTGAGGTTGATCACGCCATCGTTGGGCATCAGGTAGCGGGCACGGACGCTGGCCAGATCCTCGCGCTTGTACTTCGGGTCCCACTGGTAGGTGGCGCCCAGGGTCCAGCGGTCGTTGATCATGTAGTTGCCGTCGGCGATCCAGGCCGACTTGCCCTTCTCCACCGGCGCGCCGCCCGGGAGTGTCACCCGCGACTCGTCGAAGTACTGGATCTGGCCGATGGAGGCCGAGAACCGTTCCTTGCCGGTGGTCTGGTCGATGAAGCGGGTACCCAGTGCCAGGGTCAGCTGGTTGGCATCGTTCTGGCGATCGGCGCCGGTATAGCGCGAATCGCGGAACAGCTGGCCCCAGCTGAAGGTGAAGTCGCGGGTGTCGAAGATCGGCAGCTCGTCCTGGTCGCGGTACGGCGTGCGCAGGTAGAACAGGCGCGGTTCCAGGGTCTGCAGGAAGGACTTGCCACCGATGCGGGTCTCGCGATCGAAGAACAGGCCGGCATCGATGCTGCCGATCGGCAGGCTGCGGCTGGGCGAGGTGTTGCCGCGCAGCTGTTCCGGTGTGGCGGTGGTCGGGTCGATACCCTGCGAACGCAGGATCTGGCCGCGGATGCCGTTGACGCCGTCAGCCAGGCCGCGATCCAGCTGGTAGGCCGTGTATCGGTAGGCCAGGGTCGGCGTGATGTACCAGGCCGCGCCGCTGATCGGGAACGACACGTAGGGCTTCACGTCAAGGCGTGAGCCACCGCTCACGCCAATGCCGGATCGCTGTTGGACACCATTGCGCGTGTACTGCAGGTCCGTTCCAGCGCTGGCGTCGTACTTGTAGTTGATGTCGTCGTGGGTGAAGCGCACGGCTTCGGCGTAGATGCCGGTTTCCAGCCACGGCAGGACCGGC
The sequence above is a segment of the Stenotrophomonas maltophilia genome. Coding sequences within it:
- a CDS encoding DUF1287 domain-containing protein produces the protein MTRRGRAPWTVLLTLALASGCQPTSAPAPTGAGNAGHAPSQPQAPSPPLVAAARAQIGVTTRYDPAYQVLAYPGGDVPLDRGVCTDVVVRALRSQGLDLQARVHEDMRGSFSAYPAIWGLSRPDRNIDHRRVPNLMRWFERQGWQQPITAVAADYAAGDIVAWKLNGNGLLHVGIVSDRRLANGTPLVLHNIARGTREENLLFQHAIIGHYRAP
- a CDS encoding peptidylprolyl isomerase — encoded protein: MTKRFPVLLASLLAVSSVSAPLQVLAQEAQPLDRIAAVVDEDVILQSELQRAIANIKAQYAGRENQLPPEDVLSRQVLERLVLVKLQVARAQGSGIRVSDQELNQAMNSIAQQNGSNLDALRQRLAHDGIDFNDFRASVRDEITVQRLRQSFAQSRISVSEGEVDAALKQQATVGNQYHLAHILIALPDGASADQIATGQKKADGVKTLLDKGELDFNAAAVRYSDSPNALEGGDLGWRSLDEIPQAFAQMMEKMKPGEVVGPIRGPSGFQLLKLVEVRDSSSAAAGEHTVTEFHGRHILVRVDDHQTDAAAKAKIDTLRARIAGGAEFQTVAKESSEDNNSKGQGGDLGWFPADAFGPAFGQQVSGLQDGGVSQPFRTDAGWHIVQRVATRQTDVTTDNQRAQVRETIGRRKLEDEYNRFLQELRGEAYVSFRSGDRAENTATPPQS
- a CDS encoding symmetrical bis(5'-nucleosyl)-tetraphosphatase, whose translation is MSVWAIGDLQGCYDVTQRLLEKIRFDPAQDTLWFCGDLVNRGGQSLETLRLVHSLREHSVVVLGNHDLSLLAVGARTEEEQRKVNPDLLRIVQAEDRDELLDWLRLQKLVHVDRELGWMMVHAGLAPKWTTQMAEKHAAEVEVQLHGAGYRKLFRNMYGDKPSWAPNLSGYDRSRAIINVLTRMRYCTPRGRIGIEDKGTPGTQEQGLYPWFEVPGRVERDLKVVCGHWSALGLTITQGVHAIDTGAVWGGKLTAIQLDTDELRVVQVPGRDVPAPVPNARPPARPAHERPATAAQGKEQGGGNAAAANPGNRGPRRRRRRGGGGSAGPGSNSPPPQA
- the apaG gene encoding Co2+/Mg2+ efflux protein ApaG — encoded protein: MEDADVYAISVEVAPRFLDDQSAPEDGRFAFAYTIRIHNQGRVAARLVARHWRITDANGRVEHVDGDGVIGEQPRLRPGEDFRYTSGVMLGTDHGTMQGHYDMVADDGTEFAAPVAPFVLAVPRTLH
- the lptD gene encoding LPS-assembly protein LptD, which encodes MRRALRLLPLPLSIAICLPAMADEKPLNWGLCPATDVIPAFTDAPVPVPGQDKAAASAAREQQPTDIEGDQLLGTTTVPQYEGNVALRRGDQFVGTDKLSFDTESGNYIADGNVRYQDSSIRMVAKRAEGNQESDTHKITDIQYQLVSRRGNGDAESVDLQGAVGQMHRSTYTTCDPSQPVWKLSAPQIEVDNDEGFGTARNAVLRIGKVPVLWAPYFKFPIDDRRKTGLLFPQLGMSGRNGFDYAQPIYFNLAPNYDDTLTPRYMSRRGLMLDNEFRYLYNGGRGELLTAFMPNDKLRDRDRGRVMFGGYHNLDDHWQARANLAWVSDERYVEDFANRLVGVTASNLQSTIGLYGTGKNWTAGIMADRWQLTDYTLNESALPYNRQPRLYFNWDKPVLPWLETGIYAEAVRFTHDDINYKYDASAGTDLQYTRNGVQQRSGIGVSGGSRLDVKPYVSFPISGAAWYITPTLAYRYTAYQLDRGLADGVNGIRGQILRSQGIDPTTATPEQLRGNTSPSRSLPIGSIDAGLFFDRETRIGGKSFLQTLEPRLFYLRTPYRDQDELPIFDTRDFTFSWGQLFRDSRYTGADRQNDANQLTLALGTRFIDQTTGKERFSASIGQIQYFDESRVTLPGGAPVEKGKSAWIADGNYMINDRWTLGATYQWDPKYKREDLASVRARYLMPNDGVINLSYRYRINSGAPATANKHDRTLLEQADLSFLYPLNARWSLVGRYYYSLQDKEPLEIIAGVQWDSCCLAVRVVGRRYVRNREGEMNNAIQLEFVLKGLSSLGQDTDRTLRRAILGYNRDDLYLVPPSNTGATRDDYDPNLIP
- the pdxA gene encoding 4-hydroxythreonine-4-phosphate dehydrogenase PdxA; this translates as MRPELALVPGEPAGIGPELCVRLVQQPREDCRLLAFADPDTLCAAAAALNLPLQLLPEDAEARVPGDLRLRAVRNTAPSHFGQADPANAGAVIGALLGAGQACLSGELHGVVTGPVHKAVINEGGIAYSGTTELLADQAGVKVVMMLANHIVRVALATTHLPLREVADAITAPGLEHTLRTVHAALRREFGLPAPRIAVLGLNPHAGEDGHLGREELDLVIPLLQRLRAEGMDLVGPLPADTAFLPAKLAGFDTVLAMYHDQGLPVLKYSGFEQAVNLTLGLPYPRVAVDHGTALDLAGRGIADPSSLQAATTLCAQLARQRTLGA
- the rsmA gene encoding 16S rRNA (adenine(1518)-N(6)/adenine(1519)-N(6))-dimethyltransferase RsmA, whose protein sequence is MNSPHSPSGPVFTAPAKKQLGQHFLADRHYIDKIVMAVNPKDGDRLVEIGPGQGAITLPLLRVHPTLTVIEFDRDLIAPLTAAAEPLGELTIVHRDVLRVDFTELADGQPIRLVGNLPYNISSPILFHALEHAAVIRDMHFMLQKEVVDRMAAGPGSKVYGRLSVMLQAYCQVTSLFVVPPGAFRPPPKVDSAVVRLVPRDPATININDHKRFADVVKAAFGQRRKTLRNALNNVVSAEQFIAAGVRPDARAEQLDVAEFIALANAS